The Syntrophales bacterium region CTCGAAGCACTTAATCAGAAGAATGAAATAGAGCAGACGGGATCTGAAGAAGGGGGGAAAATAATCGAGGAAGCAAAAAGTAAAATCTCGCAGATGATTCAAGAACTTCATGGAAAGATAGAAAAGGAAATGGACGAGGCGAGAGATTTCTTGAGAAAACAGTCCCTGAATACGTCGATTGAGATTGCTGAAAAAGTGTTGGGAAGGAGCATCCAATGAAAGAATTGTTTTCAACAAATCCATGCAAGCGACTTTTCGCACGTTCCCTGCTACCCGCTTTGATGATTCTGATTGTAACTTCCTCAATGGTTTACGCTGCAGGAGGGTCCGGTGAGGGCTCCGATCATGGCGGTCAATTGCTCGACTTTGGATGGAGGGTTATAAACTTTGCTATACTTGTCGGACTTCTTTACTGGCTGCTTAAAGACAAGATAAAGGAATTTTTCTCCGGAAGGCGGACGGACATCAAACTTTCTCTGGAAGAAGCAATGGCCGCGAAGGAGGAAGCTGAAAAGAAATTTAAAGAGTACTCCGCTAAACTGGACAAGGCTACGGAGGAGATTAATGAAATCTCTGAGATGATACGGGCACAGGGATTGGCAGAAAAGGAAAAGATTATTGAAAATGCCAAAATAACTGCTGAGAGGATGAAAGACGATGCCCAGTCCAGAATTGAACAGGAGACCAAGAAGGCTAAAAGTCAATTAAGGACTGAGGTGGTTGAACTTTCCATTCAGATGGCTGAAGAAATTCTCAAAAAGAACATTTTAGAAAAAGATCACGAAAATATAGTTGAAGATTATCTGAAGAGCATGTCTTCGCAAACTCGT contains the following coding sequences:
- a CDS encoding ATP synthase F0 subunit B, which translates into the protein MVNLDYTIWIQMFNFLFLIFLLNIFLYKSILKIIGKRNQQLQDSDEEVKKLNQTIEQKIAEYEEKVRQARLEALNQKNEIEQTGSEEGGKIIEEAKSKISQMIQELHGKIEKEMDEARDFLRKQSLNTSIEIAEKVLGRSIQ
- the atpF gene encoding F0F1 ATP synthase subunit B, with translation MKELFSTNPCKRLFARSLLPALMILIVTSSMVYAAGGSGEGSDHGGQLLDFGWRVINFAILVGLLYWLLKDKIKEFFSGRRTDIKLSLEEAMAAKEEAEKKFKEYSAKLDKATEEINEISEMIRAQGLAEKEKIIENAKITAERMKDDAQSRIEQETKKAKSQLRTEVVELSIQMAEEILKKNILEKDHENIVEDYLKSMSSQTRSGQTDT